The following coding sequences lie in one Bacteroidota bacterium genomic window:
- a CDS encoding DUF5060 domain-containing protein gives MIKFSILTFVLFFNVTSVATSFASADPTVDKARAQKTTLFSSDTAPSAVAGVAGNEVSIKKANVTATGEFKKWHPITISLEGPSASETGSPNPFLDYRFEVIFSQAEKSITVPGYFAADGNAGETSATSGNIWRAHFIPPTTGGWTYRTSFRQGTNLAVSTNPNEGTPLAEFDDIFDSFDIQETDKTGADHRGKGKLRYVGEHYLQYDNGDYYIKGGTDSPENLLAYVDFDATFNNGGTNFTKDWGIHVSDWNEGDPTWQNGKGKGLIGAVNYLGEKGVNSAYFLTMNINGDGDDVWPWTGPGERFRFDVSKLDQWN, from the coding sequence GTGATTAAATTTAGCATTCTAACATTCGTTCTGTTCTTCAACGTTACTTCTGTTGCGACCAGTTTTGCATCAGCAGATCCTACCGTTGACAAAGCCAGAGCGCAAAAAACAACGCTTTTCTCTTCAGACACTGCCCCCTCAGCAGTCGCCGGGGTTGCAGGCAACGAAGTATCTATAAAGAAAGCCAACGTTACGGCAACCGGAGAATTCAAAAAATGGCATCCGATAACCATTTCGCTTGAAGGCCCATCTGCCAGCGAAACCGGTTCGCCAAACCCATTCCTCGATTACCGCTTTGAGGTTATTTTCTCGCAGGCGGAAAAAAGCATTACTGTCCCGGGCTATTTTGCAGCGGATGGCAATGCCGGCGAAACCAGTGCCACAAGCGGCAACATCTGGCGCGCCCATTTTATCCCGCCTACTACTGGCGGTTGGACCTACAGAACCTCCTTTCGCCAGGGCACCAACCTCGCGGTGAGCACAAACCCAAATGAAGGCACGCCGCTTGCCGAATTCGACGACATTTTTGATTCGTTTGATATCCAGGAAACAGATAAAACGGGCGCTGACCATCGCGGCAAAGGCAAGCTTCGCTACGTGGGTGAGCATTACCTGCAGTACGACAACGGTGACTACTACATTAAAGGCGGCACCGACAGCCCGGAAAACCTGCTTGCATATGTAGATTTTGATGCCACATTCAACAACGGTGGCACCAACTTCACCAAAGACTGGGGTATCCATGTTTCAGATTGGAACGAAGGCGATCCTACCTGGCAGAATGGCAAAGGTAAAGGACTCATCGGCGCTGTAAACTACCTCGGTGAGAAAGGCGTTAATTCGGCCTACTTCCTTACCATGAACATCAACGGTGATGGTGATGATGTGTGGCCGTGGACAGGACCTGGTGAAAGATTCCGGTTTGATGTATCCAAGCTAGACCAGTGGAATAT